A single Suricata suricatta isolate VVHF042 chromosome 2, meerkat_22Aug2017_6uvM2_HiC, whole genome shotgun sequence DNA region contains:
- the TMEM176B gene encoding transmembrane protein 176B — translation MNQNMVTVNGVDMASTLSQPTHINIHIYQESALAELFKAGASLKELFSHPRDTASSEASMSYGQLALGVTQILLGAVSCALGVLLCLGPPTELCTSGCAFWAGTVAIAAGAGTIVYEKHRGKLSGCVSGLLTLAGVATAVAAAVLCVNSLTWQSDGFYDMDFVCDHPEPAATGYQKTWRRSRESNWREDRCRNRMEILMNLFLGTRALLLAVCVLEVIVSLASLSMGLRNLCGQSSRPLDEEGSEKKLLGENSVPPSPSKEKTTDAIIL, via the exons ATGAACCAAAACATGGTGACTGTGAATGGCGTCGACATGGCCTCTACGTTGTCCCAGCCCACTCACATCAACATCCACATCTACCAGGAGTCAGCTTTGGCAGAACTGTTCAAAGCTGGGGCTTCCCTGAAGGAGCTATTTTCTCATCCTCGAGACACTGCCTCTTCCGAGGCTAGCATGAGCTATGGGCAGCTGGCACTGGGG GTTACCCAGATATTGCTGGGGGCTGTTAGCTGTGCCCTTGGAGTGTTGCTCTGCTTAGGGCCCCCGACAGAGCTGTGCACCTCAGGCTGTGCATTCTGGGCAGGGACTGTG GCTATTGCAGCAGGAGCCGGGACCATTGTCTATGAGAAGCACCGGGGCAAACTTTCA GGCTGTGTATCAGGTCTGCTCACGCTGGCTGGTGTCGCCACAGCCGTGGCCGCTGCTGTCCTCTGTGTGAATAGCTTAACCTGGCAAAGTGATGGCTTCTATGACATGGACTTTGTATGTGATCACCCAGAACCTGCTGCCACAGGGTATCAAAAGACCTGGCGAAGAAGTCGTGAGTCAAACTGGAGAGAGGATAGATGTAGAAACCGCATGGAAATACTGATG AACTTGTTCCTAGGAACCCGTGCTCTGCTCCTGGCTGTCTGCGTCCTGGAGGTCATCGTATCCTTGGCTTCCCTGAGCATGGGTCTTCGAAACCTGTGTGGCCAGAGCTCTCGGCCCCTG gacgaggaagggtcagagaagaagCTACTAGGGGAGAATTcagtgcctccctccccctccaaggAGAAGACCACGGATGCCATCATCCTGTGA
- the TMEM176A gene encoding transmembrane protein 176A isoform X2 produces MSAGMGTADRGEVAPAAPQPTHIDVHIHQESALAKLLISGCSLLRSSASGALSQAWGRSRLQVASWVVQIVLGVLSGVLGSFLYIFCSSALYDFGAAIWMGAVAVLAGAAAFIYEKRGGTFWALLRALLTLAAFSTAIAAIIIGANNIRFGHLDLGDYLCDVYSSGWYGATLPPSTSSPEETRRRHLCLSYLNMLKVLIRSFQAILLGVWVLLLLASLVPTCVYCWGQLRRKKTE; encoded by the exons ATGTCCGCAGGCATGGGGACAGCAGACAGAGGTGAGGTGGCCCCTGCGGCCCCGCAGCCCACCCACATCGATGTGCACATCCACCAGGAGTCAGCTCTGGCCAAACTCCTGATAAGTGGGTGCTCCCTGCTTCGTTCCTCCGCCTCCGGCGCCCTctcccaggcctggggcaggagcCGGCTGCAGGTGGCCTCCTGG gTGGTACAGATCGTGCTGGGGGTGTTGAGTGGGGTTCTGGGGAGTTTCCTGTACATTTTCTGCTCTTCCGCCTTGTATGACTTCGGAGCTGCCATATGGATGGGGGCTGtg GCTGTGCTGGCCGGAGCTGCTGCCTTCATTTATGAGAAGCGGGGTGGCACCTTCTGG GCCTTGCTGAGGGCCCTGCTTACCCTGGCAGCGTTCTCCACGGCTATTGCCGCCATCATCATTGGGGCTAATAATATCCGTTTTGGACACCTTGATTTGGGAGACTATCTCTGTGATGTCTACTCGAGTGGCTGGTATGGGgccaccctgccccccagcactTCGAGTCCAGAAGAAACCAGAAGGCGGCACCTGTGCCTCTCCTATCTGAACATGCTGAAG GTCCTGATCAGAAGCTTTCAGGCCATCCTCTTGGGGGTTTGGGTTCTGCTGCTTCTGGCATCTCTGGTCCCCACGTGCGTGTACTGTTGGGGACAGCTCCGACGTAAG AAAACAGAATAA
- the TMEM176A gene encoding transmembrane protein 176A isoform X1, which translates to MAGERNQPPMENRLQEDGRGSSRQMSAGMGTADRGEVAPAAPQPTHIDVHIHQESALAKLLISGCSLLRSSASGALSQAWGRSRLQVASWVVQIVLGVLSGVLGSFLYIFCSSALYDFGAAIWMGAVAVLAGAAAFIYEKRGGTFWALLRALLTLAAFSTAIAAIIIGANNIRFGHLDLGDYLCDVYSSGWYGATLPPSTSSPEETRRRHLCLSYLNMLKVLIRSFQAILLGVWVLLLLASLVPTCVYCWGQLRRKKTE; encoded by the exons ATGGCGGGAGAGAGGAACCAACCACCCATGGAAAATAGACTCCAGGAAGATGGCAGGGGCAGCAGCAG acAGATGTCCGCAGGCATGGGGACAGCAGACAGAGGTGAGGTGGCCCCTGCGGCCCCGCAGCCCACCCACATCGATGTGCACATCCACCAGGAGTCAGCTCTGGCCAAACTCCTGATAAGTGGGTGCTCCCTGCTTCGTTCCTCCGCCTCCGGCGCCCTctcccaggcctggggcaggagcCGGCTGCAGGTGGCCTCCTGG gTGGTACAGATCGTGCTGGGGGTGTTGAGTGGGGTTCTGGGGAGTTTCCTGTACATTTTCTGCTCTTCCGCCTTGTATGACTTCGGAGCTGCCATATGGATGGGGGCTGtg GCTGTGCTGGCCGGAGCTGCTGCCTTCATTTATGAGAAGCGGGGTGGCACCTTCTGG GCCTTGCTGAGGGCCCTGCTTACCCTGGCAGCGTTCTCCACGGCTATTGCCGCCATCATCATTGGGGCTAATAATATCCGTTTTGGACACCTTGATTTGGGAGACTATCTCTGTGATGTCTACTCGAGTGGCTGGTATGGGgccaccctgccccccagcactTCGAGTCCAGAAGAAACCAGAAGGCGGCACCTGTGCCTCTCCTATCTGAACATGCTGAAG GTCCTGATCAGAAGCTTTCAGGCCATCCTCTTGGGGGTTTGGGTTCTGCTGCTTCTGGCATCTCTGGTCCCCACGTGCGTGTACTGTTGGGGACAGCTCCGACGTAAG AAAACAGAATAA